One genomic segment of Syngnathus acus chromosome 1, fSynAcu1.2, whole genome shotgun sequence includes these proteins:
- the cxxc4 gene encoding CXXC-type zinc finger protein 4, which translates to MANLTSALCIENGQNVDVSLLQKDNLQDGGLSQLLDYNAEMERYRSFANFYKTNGAFPQTAKIARITTPIFPSARIGMSPWNCDNAMLWGRKSAAINPNRTGMHRNDSQRPGKPGVPPETLQMANNNFLSTLSPEHCRPLAGECMNKLKCGGAEAEIMNLPERVGTFSAIPALGGISLPPGVIVMTALHSPAASAAVTDSAFQIANLADCPQNNSSASSGNPAKKKRKRCGVCAPCRRLINCGVCSSCRNRKTGHQICKFRKCEELKKKPGSSLERTPVTNGEAFRWFF; encoded by the coding sequence ATGGCTAACCTAACCAGCGCGCTTTGCATCGAAAACGGACAAAACGTGGACGTGTCGCTTTTACAAAAGGATAATCTCCAGGACGGTGGATTAAGCCAGCTTTTGGATTATAACGCCGAAATGGAAAGGTACCGATCTTTTGCCAACTTTTACAAAACCAACGGGGCGTTCCCACAAACGGCCAAGATCGCCCGCATCACGACGCCCATTTTCCCCAGCGCCAGGATTGGCATGTCCCCTTGGAACTGCGATAACGCCATGCTTTGGGGGAGGAAATCAGCGGCAATAAACCCTAATAGGACCGGCATGCATAGAAATGACTCCCAGAGGCCGGGTAAGCCTGGCGTGCCGCCAGAGACGCTGCAAATGGCAAATAATAATTTCCTCTCTACCTTATCCCCCGAACACTGCAGACCTTTAGCGGGAGAATGCATGAACAAGCTGAAATGCGGCGGCGCCGAAGCAGAGATAATGAATCTCCCCGAACGCGTTGGAACTTTTTCAGCTATTCCGGCTTTAGGGGGCATCTCATTACCTCCCGGGGTCATCGTCATGACAGCCCTTCACTCCCCCGCAGCCTCGGCAGCCGTTACAGACAGTGCGTTTCAAATTGCCAATCTGGCAGACTGCCCACAGAATAATTCCTCGGCATCCAGTGGAAACCCggcaaagaagaagaggaaaaggtGCGGGGTCTGCGCGCCCTGCAGGCGGCTAATCAACTGCGGCGTCTGCAGCAGTTGTCGGAACCGCAAAACGGGCCACCAGATCTGCAAGTTCAGGAAATGCGAGGAGCTGAAGAAGAAGCCCGGCTCGTCGCTGGAG